In the genome of Bradyrhizobium sp. CB3481, the window TTTCGACCGGGAGCTTGATCATGGCAACGATCATAAAGTACTTCCCCAGTACTTTCTAGCCGAGGCGCCGGTATCATTTTCGTGATCGCTAGATGCAGTTGCAAATGAGTTGCAATAAGGACGAATATCGGCCATCTTGTCGCAATGGACGCCCGAACGCCCGGATTGGGCCCAAAGACCACGGCCGAGAGTTTACCGATGACTGACACGACTGCCGCCGGATGGCGCGCGGATGCCGCCGCTGGCGCGCAGCGCAGCCTGCCCGAAGTGAATTCGACCATCAGAGTGCCCTTTGGCGGGCATTGGTCGCGGCGGCTCCTGGCCTTCCTCGGACCCGGCTATTTGGTTTCGGTCGGTTACATGGACCCCGGCAACTGGGCCACCGATCTCGCCGGCGGCTCGAAGTTCGGCTACACGCTGCTGTCGGTGATCCTGCTGTCGAACCTGATGGCGATCCTGCTGCAGGCACTCGCCGCACGCCTTGGCATCGTCACCGACCGCGACCTTGCGCAGGCCTGCCGCGCCAGTTTCTCGCGTCCCGTGAACTTCCTGCTCTGGGTGGCCTGCGAGGCCGCGATCATCGCCTGCGATCTGGCGGAAGTGATCGGCACCGCGATTGCGCTAAAACTTCTGTTCGGCATTCCCCTGATCGGCGGCGCGCTGATCACCGCGCTCGACGCCTTCCTGCTGCTGCTGCTGATGAACAAGGGCTTTCGCTTCCTCGAAGCCTTCGTCATCTCGCTATTGATCGTGATCGCGATCTGCTTTGCGATCCAGATCACCGCCGCCGCGCCGCCGGTCGCCGCGGTGCTGCAGGGCTTTATGCCCTCGACCGAAATCGTCACCAATCCGGAGATGCTTTACATCGCGATCGGAATCATCGGCGCCACCGTGATGCCGCATAACCTCTATCTGCACTCCTCGATCGTGCAGACCCGCGCGTATGAGCGCAACGACCAGGGCCGCCGCGAGGCGATCAAATGGGCGACCACGGATTCGACGATCGCCCTGATGCTGGCGCTGTTCATCAACGCCGCGATCCTGATCGTTGCCGCCGCTACTTTCCATGCCACCGGCAAGACCGAGGTCGCCGAGATCGGCCAGGCGTTTGAATTGTTATCGCCGCTGCTCGGGCTGGGCATCGCCTCGACCCTGTTCGCGGTGGCGCTGCTCGCCTCCGGCCTCAACTCGACGGTGACAGCGACGCTGGCCGGCCAGATCGTGATGGAAGGTTTTCTGGATCTGCGGCTGCCGAGCTGGGCGCGGCGGCTGTTGACCCGCGGCATCGCCATCGTGCCGGTCGTAATCGTCACCGCGCTCTATGGCGAGCGCGGCACCAGCCAGCTCCTGGTGTTCAGCCAGGTCATCCTGTCGATGCAGTTGCCGTTCGCGGTCATTCCGCTGGTCAAGTTCGTCTCCGACAAGCGCAAGATGGGCAAGTTCGTCATCCCGCGCTGGGTTTCAGCCATCGCCTGGATCGTCGCCGGCGTGATCGTCGCACTGAACGTGAAGCTGCTGTTCGAGACGTTCTTCGGATAGTGCCGCACTCCCGCTGTCGTCGCCCGACCTTGATCGGGCGACCCAGTACGCCGAGGCGTCTCATTTCATCACTGCTGTCTCTGGAATACTGGATCACCCGCCTGCGCGGGTGATGACAGGTGGCGTTGTGGTGACAGCCTAATCCTGCGGCTCGGACAGCATCTCGCCTGTCGCATCCACCCGCAGCCAGCCGGACGGCGCCAGCCGCTGCTGCGGCAGGAAGCGGCCCTTGTAGTCCATCTTCTTGGAGCCCTCGATCCAGTAGCCGAGATAGACGTAAGGCAGTCCCAGCCGGCGGGCAAGGGTGATGTGGTCGAGGATCATGAAGGTGCCGAGCGAGCGGCTCTGCTGCGACGGCTCGAAGAACGAGTACACCATCGACAGCCCGTCGCTGAGCACGTCGGTGAGCGCCACCGCGATCAGCTCCTCGCCGCGGCCGGTGATGCCGGTGTCGACGCCGCGCTTGCGGTATTCGACGATGCGGGTCTCGACATGGCTGTCTTCCACCATCATGGCGTAGTCGAGCACGGTCATGTCGGCCATGCCGCTCTGCGAGACGTTCTTCGGGTGAACATCGCTGTGAACGCACGAAAACGCGGCCATTTTATCCAAGATTGTAATTTATTTGTAGAACAATCGAAAGTAGTGATGACGAGTTGCAAGGGAGGCGCCATCGGGTGTATATGCCTGAGAAAATTGCTCGCCTAGGTAGGCGGAAACGTCCGGTCACGCATCGCGTTTCACCGTCCGAACGGTTCGAAGCCTACCCTGCATACCCTCAACGTGGAGGCCGGCGTTGAGTGAATGGCGAACAAGAGAAGATCCCGCGAAGCCGCGATGGGGCAAGCAGGACGAAGTAGATGCAAACCACGCAGGTTCCGGTTGATCTTCTGCATTGGGTATTGGCGGTCTTACCGATTATCGCACTGCTCGTATTTCTTGTTCCGCTTCGCTGGCGCGCTCCCGAAGCGGGACCCATGGCGATGTTCACCGCCGCCATCGTGGCGGTGCTCGCCTTTCGGACGCCGTGGGAGACGCTGGCAGTTGCAAGCGCGAAGGGCGTGTGGGACGCCGTCTTCATTCTGTATGTGATCTGGCCGGCGTTGTTGCTTTACCAGATCACCAAGCAGGCCGGCGCCTACGACGCGTTGCGAAAAGGCATAGCCAGATTCAGCCGCAATGACCTCTTCATCATTCTGGCGCTCTCCTGGGTGTTCGCGTCGTTCCTGCAAGGCATTGCCGGCTTCGGTGCCCCCGTTGCCGTGGTCGTGCCGCTGCTCATCACGGTCGGTGTAAAGCCGATCCATGCCGTGGCGATGGGCGTTCTCGCACATGCCTGGGCGAGGTTCTTCGGCACCCTTGGGGTCGGCTGGCTGGCACTGGTGCGAGTCTCCAATCTCGAAGACGTCGTTAGGGCCGCCTATGAGTCCGCACTGCTGATCCTCATACCGACCTA includes:
- a CDS encoding Nramp family divalent metal transporter, translating into MTDTTAAGWRADAAAGAQRSLPEVNSTIRVPFGGHWSRRLLAFLGPGYLVSVGYMDPGNWATDLAGGSKFGYTLLSVILLSNLMAILLQALAARLGIVTDRDLAQACRASFSRPVNFLLWVACEAAIIACDLAEVIGTAIALKLLFGIPLIGGALITALDAFLLLLLMNKGFRFLEAFVISLLIVIAICFAIQITAAAPPVAAVLQGFMPSTEIVTNPEMLYIAIGIIGATVMPHNLYLHSSIVQTRAYERNDQGRREAIKWATTDSTIALMLALFINAAILIVAAATFHATGKTEVAEIGQAFELLSPLLGLGIASTLFAVALLASGLNSTVTATLAGQIVMEGFLDLRLPSWARRLLTRGIAIVPVVIVTALYGERGTSQLLVFSQVILSMQLPFAVIPLVKFVSDKRKMGKFVIPRWVSAIAWIVAGVIVALNVKLLFETFFG